The following are encoded in a window of Pristis pectinata isolate sPriPec2 chromosome 1, sPriPec2.1.pri, whole genome shotgun sequence genomic DNA:
- the prpf40a gene encoding pre-mRNA-processing factor 40 homolog A isoform X3, with product MPGVSTTVAEVTSAPTTAIVQAANPTVSSGQQISTANESSGEEQPKKKSVWTEHKSPDGRTYFYNSETKQSTWEKPDELKSHAEQLLSKCPWKEYKSDTGKPYYYNSQTKESRWTKPKELEELEEMIKAEEENGVKEASVSTVSTSVQEATTTTPVEVTENEVTTTDDNEKQQTTAVEQPEPEPVEITSQPVEEVTKQEVQENDVPKKEEEVKKEPVRKTYTWNTKEEAKQAFKELLKEKGVQSNASWEQAMKMIINDPRYSALPKLSEKKQAFNAYKIQTEKEEKEEARLRYKEAKENFQRFLENHEKMTSTTRYRKAEQMFGETEVWTAVPERDRQEIYEDVLFFLAKKEKEQARQLRKRNTQALKNILDNMANVTYCTTWSEAQQYLMDNPTFAEDEELQNMDKEDALVCFEEHIRALEKEEEEEKQRGLLRERRRQRKNREAFQTFLDELHESGHLHSMSTWMELYPAISADIRFSKMLGQPGSTPLDLFKFYVEDLKARFHDEKKIIKDILKDKGFVVEVNTTFEEFGTVISSDKRAATLDAGNIKLTFNSLLEKAEAREREREKEEARKLKRKETAFKSMLKQATPPLEPESNWDEVRERFVNESAFEDITVESERKRLFKEFLQILEHECQHHHSKSKKHSKKSKKHHRKHSRSRSGSESEDDDYHHSKKKKRSHSKSPSDRSSSEESERSYKKSKKHKKKGKKRRRKSVTPESEGERERDRERERERDRDRRDKERNRDDEKERNRHRSQSKHKSPRKAANKDTANWETSDSELSEGELEKRRRTLLQQLDDDQ from the exons cCAGGAGTAAGCACCACAGTAGCAGAAGTAACATCAG CTCCCACAACTGCAATTGTTCAG GCTGCAAATCCAACAGTTTCAAGCGGTCAACAAATTTCAACTGCAAATGAATCATCAGGAGAAGAGCAGCCCAAGAAG AAGTCCGTTTGGACTGAACACAAATCTCCAGATGGGAGGACCTATTTCTATAACTCTGAAACAAAACAGTCTACATGGGAGAAGCCAGATGAGTTGAAATCACATGCAGAG caATTGCTATCAAAATGTCCATGGAAAGAATACAAGTCTGATACAGGGAAGCCTTATTATTATAATTCTCAAACAAAAGAATCTCGATGGACTAAACCCAAAGAATTGGAAGAGCTAGAAG AAATGATCAAGGCTGAAGAAGAAAATGG AGTGAAGGAGGCTTCAGTATCTACTGTATCAACCTCTGTTCAAGAGGCAACAACCACCACCCCAGTGGAAGTTACTGAGAATGAAGTTACAACTACTGATGATAATGAAAAGCAGCAAACAACAGCTGTTGAGCAGCCTGAGCCTGAACCTGTAGAAATCACATCCCAGCCAGTAGAAGAAGTAACAAAGCAGGAAGTTCAAGAAAA TGATGTTCCCAAAAAAGAAGAGGAGGTGAAGAAAGAGCCTGTCAGGAAAACCTATACCTGGAACACAAAAGAGGAAGCAAAGCAAGCATTTAAAGAACTGTTGAaagaaaag GGTGTTCAGTCAAATGCCTCATGGGAGCAAGCAATGAAGATGATTATAAATGACCCTAGATATAG TGCATTACCAAAGCTTAGTGAAAAGAAGCAAGCATTTAATGCATACAAAATACAGACTGAAAAAGAAGAGAAGGAAGAAGCCAGACTCCGCTATaaggaagcaaaagaaaattttCAGCGATTTCTTGAAAACCATGAAAAAATGACATCTACTACCAGATATAG GAAAGCTGAACAAATGTTTGGAGAAACTGAAGTATGGACTGCAGTTCCTGAGCGAGATCGACAAGAGATCTATGAAGATGTTTTGTTTTTCCTGGCCAAAAAAGAAAAG GAGCAGGCAAGGCAACTGAGGAAAAGAAACACCCAGGCACTAAAGAATATCCTCGACAACATGGCAAATGTAACTTACTGCACTACGTGGTCAGAGGCACAGCAATATCTGATGGATAATCCAACTTTTGCAGAAGACGAAGAGCTACAAA ATATGGATAAAGAAGATGCACTTGTTTGTTTTGAAGAACATATAAGGGCAttagagaaagaggaagaggaggagaaacaGCGAGGTTTGCTTAGAGAGAGGAGAAGGCAGCGTAAAAATAGGGAAGCATTTCAG ACATTCTTAGATGAGTTACATGAAAGTGGACATTTGCATTCAATGTCTACGTGGATGGAATTGTATCCTGCTATCAGTGCTGATATTAGATTCTCCAAAATGTTAGGACAACCTG GATCTACTCCACTTGATCTCTTCAAATTTTATGTAGAAGACCTAAAAGCACGATTCCATGATGAGAAGAAGAtaataaaagatattttaaag GATAAAGGATTTGTTGTAGAAGTAAATACTACTTTTGAAGAATTTGGTACAGTTATTAGTTCAGACAAGAGAGCAGCCACTCTTGATGCTGGTAATATTAAACTTACTTTCAACAGT TTGTTAGAAAAAGCAGAAGCTAGAGAAcgtgaaagagaaaaagaagaagCTCGGAAATTAAAGCGTAAAGAAACTGCTTTCAAGAGTATGTTAAAACAAGCAACACCTCCTCTTGAGCCAGAATCAAATTGGGATGAG GTTAGAGAAAGATTTGTAAATGAGTCTGCTTTTGAAGACATCACAGtagaatctgaaagaaaaagactTTTCAAGGAATTTCTACAGATTCTCGAG CATGAATGCCAGCATCATCATTCAAAGAGCAAAAAACATTCCAAGAAATCTAAAAAGCATCACAGGAAGCATTCTCGCTCTCGTTCA GGCTCTGAATCAGAAGACGATGATTATCACCATTCTAAGAAAAAAAAGCGTTCACATTCAAAGTCTCCTTCAGACCGATCCTCTAGTGAAGAATCAG agcggaGTTATAAAAAGTctaaaaaacacaagaaaaaggGCAAGAAGAGAAGACGCAAGTCT GTGACTCCTGAATCTGAAGGTGAACGAGAACGTGATCGTGAACGCGAAAGGGAAAGAGACCGGGATAGAAGAGACAAAGAAAGGAACAGGGatgatgagaaagaaagaaacagacaCAGATCGCAATCAAAGCATAAATCACCTAGAAAAGCTGCTAACAAAGATACA GCAAACTGGGAAACCTCTGATAGTGAGCTCAGTGAAGGGGAGCTGGAAAAACGAAGGCGAACTCTTCTGCAACAACTTGATGATGACCAATAA